A genome region from Cucurbita pepo subsp. pepo cultivar mu-cu-16 chromosome LG02, ASM280686v2, whole genome shotgun sequence includes the following:
- the LOC111788249 gene encoding E3 ubiquitin-protein ligase AIP2, whose amino-acid sequence MESEDSLISRLEELQKDLRKKQRFEEAVSTTISLLQDCYPTASPSLRKSFYSVICRVATVLKTRYTAPGFWCSGLKLFEVSLSLVSDPSEKQQLQANIAHAKEILHQIDNPSSPSQRTSNGGYLFEGHLTVDPEPPQPQWLVQSNLLTAAAATLFNAESSQAPVDNNNNSENTTDFLQAVIENLENAVDGFMDLETVSGPPKVPPASKEVVEKLPVITITEEVLAKLGRDVQCAICRENLAVDDKMQELPCKHTFHPPCLKPWLDEHNSCPICRHELPTDDHKYESWKEREKEAEEERKGAANAVRGGEYMYI is encoded by the exons atggaatcGGAGGATTCATTGATATCAAGATTGGAGGAACTGCAAAAAGACTTGAGGAAGAAACAGAGATTCGAGGAAGCAGTTTCCACCACTATATCTCTTCTTCAAGATTGCTACCCTACTGCTTCTCCTTCTTTACGCAAATCG TTCTATTCCGTAATTTGCCGAGTTGCTACAGTATTGAAGACAAGATATACGGCCCCAGGGTTTTGGTGTTCTGGTCTCAAGCTTTTTGAGGTTTCTTTGAGTCTGGTCTCTGATCCTTCTGAGAAACAACAATTACAGGCTAACATAGCTCACGCCAAGGAAATTCTGCACCAAATTGACAATCCATCTTCACCGTCACAACGTACTTCAAATGGAG GCTATCTTTTCGAGGGCCATCTCACTGTTGATCCGGAGCCACCCCAGCCCCAGTGGCTGGTGCAATCGAACCTCTTGACAGCCGCTGCAGCTACGCTATTTAACGCTGAATCTTCTCAAGCTCCGGTtgacaacaacaacaattccGAGAATACTACTGATTTCCTTCAAGCGGTTATTGAAAATCTAGAGAACGCTGTAGATGGG TTCATGGATTTGGAAACGGTTAGCGGACCTCCGAAAGTTCCTCCTGCAAGTAAAGAAGTCGTCGAGAAACTTCCTGTAATTACTATAACAGAGGAAGTTCTTGCCAAGCTAGGAAGAGATGTACAATGTGCCATTTGCAGGGAAAACTTGGCTGTTGATGACAAGATGCAGGAATTGCCTTGCAAGCACACATTCCACCCACCTTGTTTGAAGCCATGGCTG GATGAACATAACTCTTGCCCGATCTGTCGACACGAATTGCCCACCGACGACCATAAATATGAGAGCTGGAAGGAGCGAGAGAAGGAGgcagaagaagagagaaagggagCTGCAAATGCTGTTCGTGGCGGCGAGTATATGTATATTTGA
- the LOC111788195 gene encoding F-box only protein 13-like, whose product MELGDAYGDLGVEMTRKRKRDDEGNLLSSFSLDDLNQDILERVLSRLPTSAFFRLSSVCKRWKSVAASSSFKYACSDVSARDPWFFMVDPHLDRSIVFDSTEKSWKKLNYPHVLQSRHHNLMPVAASGGLICFRNSSGNFIVSNPLTGSCSELPPVELDQKNQYLHAIVMSSDRDGCKGSYKLILVHGQLPKLRFKVYRSTTGCWDDNVTLSRKVDDSIEFNFNDDTVVYFLSRTGNVVSTNMQRSPSKQYSSVIVNKNGEDLIYFISSSGTIMACNLNKRCFVEYPRLLPVFSEYSIDVVECRGEMLVVMLSEFLETASLRVWRYDEDARTWHQIAALPPAMSHEWYGKKIDINCVGAGDQILICMNSNELYTYLLCDLVKNQWTELPKCNMNGEAVEFMSAFSFEPRIEARV is encoded by the coding sequence ATGGAGCTTGGTGATGCTTATGGTGATTTGGGCGTGGAGATGACtcggaagagaaagagagatgatGAAGGAAACCTGTTGAGCAGCTTCTCTTTGGATGATCTCAATCAAGACATTCTCGAACGGGTGCTGTCGAGGCTACCGACCTCGGCATTCTTTCGCCTTTCTTCAGTGTGCAAAAGATGGAAATCGGTTGCAGCTTCTTCGAGTTTCAAGTATGCGTGCTCCGACGTTTCTGCACGCGATCCCTGGTTTTTCATGGTCGATCCACATCTCGATCGCTCGATTGTTTTCGACTCGACTGAGAAAAGTTGGAAGAAACTTAACTATCCACACGTCCTTCAGAGTCGTCATCATAACTTGATGCCGGTTGCAGCCTCTGGTGGTTTGATCTGTTTTCGCAATTCGTCGGGCAACTTTATTGTGTCGAATCCTTTAACAGGCTCATGTAGTGAACTTCCTCCTGTGGAACTTGACCAGAAAAATCAATATCTTCATGCCATTGTCATGAGCTCGGACCGTGACGGTTGCAAGGGCTCTTACAAGCTTATACTGGTCCATGGCCAACTTCCAAAGCTCCGGTTCAAAGTCTACCGTTCGACCACTGGTTGTTGGGACGACAATGTTACCTTGAGTAGAAAAGTTGACGATTCTATCGAGTTCAACTTCAATGATGATACTGTTGTGTACTTCCTCAGTAGAACAGGAAATGTAGTGTCTACAAACATGCAGAGAAGCCCATCGAAGCAGTACTCGTCGGTCATCGTGAACAAGAACGGGGAGGATCTCATCTACTTCATTAGCTCGTCCGGGACTATCATGGCTTGTAATCTCAACAAGCGATGCTTCGTGGAGTACCCCAGGCTCTTGCCTGTCTTTTCAGAGTACTCCATCGACGTAGTCGAATGTCGAGGTGAGATGCTAGTTGTTATGTTATCTGAGTTTCTTGAAACTGCAAGCCTTAGAGTTTGGAGATACGACGAGGATGCTCGAACTTGGCATCAAATTGCAGCATTGCCTCCTGCAATGTCGCACGAATGGTATGGCAAGAAGATCGACATTAACTGCGTTGGAGCTGGCGATCAGATACTCATATGCATGAACTCTAACGAACTTTATACGTATCTACTATGCGATCTCGTCAAGAATCAGTGGACCGAATTGCCCAAATGCAACATGAACGGTGAAGCTGTGGAGTTCATGTCTGCCTTTTCGTTCGAGCCTAGGATCGAGGCTCGTGTATGA